A window of the Streptomyces albireticuli genome harbors these coding sequences:
- a CDS encoding oxidoreductase — translation MTESQGGEPPAGLDLTTAEWGMWQAFRTGSTHDLRTPEPERNDPGGPHAWGPERSVRAQVVALLLLEGPPARPGRVAALKLNGARITGTLDLSGGTVVPYVEMHNCRFDHQVLLPESHFTTLRLVGCALPRLEAARLRTEGDLHLPRCAVRAGIRLTDAHIGTDLLLNQLVVRRDRRGVSVAADGMTVGQDLQAEMMRSYGELSMRGAQIGASLSLRGSTLSNPYGRRALNAPQLTVERTLYLTGAWISGAAFAAGATPPYGVTNTPEQGTRVQHFQCQGGARLDDGRFGDAVDLSQARFSMEADQELSLRRVQTPELRFLGEWLARGRVVLSGARVVNLVDRADSWPGPGGLVMAGFFYENLIPLGHFPLATRLEWVAAATPEYAPEPYERLAGVLRDSGEDADARAVQLAKQRRRRETLPLAGKAWGYLQDWTVAYGYRPGRAAVWMAVLWAAAAVYFTWRPVPPLKEGEGPQWNPELYALDLLVPVIDLGQGTSWRPTGAAQWVVSALILLGWVLATTVAAGASRVLRRQ, via the coding sequence GTGACCGAGTCACAGGGCGGGGAGCCGCCCGCCGGCCTGGATCTGACCACCGCCGAGTGGGGCATGTGGCAGGCCTTCCGCACCGGCAGCACCCACGATCTGCGCACCCCGGAGCCCGAGCGGAACGACCCGGGCGGACCGCACGCGTGGGGCCCCGAGCGGAGCGTGCGCGCCCAGGTGGTGGCCCTGCTGCTGCTGGAGGGGCCGCCCGCCCGGCCGGGCCGGGTCGCGGCCCTCAAGCTCAACGGCGCGCGGATCACCGGCACCCTCGACCTGTCCGGCGGCACGGTCGTGCCCTACGTCGAGATGCACAACTGCCGCTTCGACCACCAGGTCCTGCTGCCGGAGAGCCACTTCACCACGCTGCGGCTGGTCGGCTGCGCCCTGCCCCGGCTGGAGGCGGCCCGGCTGCGGACGGAGGGCGATCTGCACCTGCCGCGCTGTGCGGTGCGCGCCGGCATCCGGCTGACGGACGCCCACATCGGCACGGACCTGCTGCTCAACCAGCTGGTGGTGCGCCGGGACCGGCGCGGGGTCTCGGTGGCGGCCGACGGGATGACGGTCGGCCAGGACCTCCAGGCCGAGATGATGCGCTCGTACGGCGAGCTGAGCATGCGCGGCGCGCAGATAGGGGCCTCGCTCAGCCTGCGCGGCAGCACGCTCAGCAACCCCTACGGCCGGCGCGCGCTGAACGCCCCGCAGCTGACGGTGGAGCGGACCCTGTATCTGACGGGCGCCTGGATCAGCGGCGCCGCCTTCGCCGCCGGCGCCACTCCCCCGTACGGCGTCACCAACACCCCCGAGCAGGGCACCCGCGTGCAGCACTTCCAGTGTCAGGGCGGCGCCCGGCTGGACGACGGCCGGTTCGGCGACGCGGTGGACCTCAGCCAGGCCCGGTTCTCGATGGAGGCGGACCAGGAGCTGTCGCTGCGCCGGGTGCAGACGCCCGAGCTGCGCTTCCTCGGGGAGTGGCTGGCGCGGGGGCGGGTGGTGCTCTCGGGGGCGCGGGTGGTCAACCTCGTCGACCGGGCCGACAGCTGGCCGGGGCCGGGCGGCCTGGTCATGGCCGGTTTCTTCTACGAGAACCTGATACCGCTGGGCCACTTCCCGCTCGCCACCCGGCTGGAGTGGGTGGCCGCCGCCACCCCCGAGTACGCCCCGGAGCCCTACGAACGCCTGGCGGGCGTCCTGCGCGACAGCGGCGAGGACGCGGACGCGCGGGCGGTGCAGCTGGCCAAGCAGCGGCGCCGCCGCGAGACGCTGCCGCTGGCCGGCAAGGCGTGGGGCTATCTCCAGGACTGGACGGTCGCGTACGGCTACCGCCCCGGGCGGGCCGCCGTCTGGATGGCGGTGCTCTGGGCGGCGGCCGCCGTCTATTTCACCTGGCGGCCGGTGCCTCCCCTCAAGGAGGGCGAGGGCCCGCAGTGGAACCCCGAGCTGTACGCCCTCGACCTGCTGGTGCCCGTCATCGACCTGGGCCAGGGCACGTCCTGGCGCCCGACGGGGGCGGCCCAGTGGGTGGTGAGCGCGCTGATCCTGCTGGGCTGGGTGCTGGCGACGACGGTGGCGGCGGGGGCGTCGCGGGTGCTGCGGCGGCAGTGA